One Danio rerio strain Tuebingen ecotype United States chromosome 22, GRCz12tu, whole genome shotgun sequence genomic window carries:
- the tm4sf18 gene encoding transmembrane 4 L6 family member 1, with the protein MCSTGFARSLGFALVPLATCCIVANVLLFFPDGQLNYVQEQHVTQYVWFFMGIGGGGLAMLIPACVFLGMGKCVYSCGTESCAMCGSVIAALIGLAGSGYCFLISGLALLRGPFCFTRLGWLYPFEQDEGRYLFARERWSECIQPNHIVEWNVTLLSILLGLSTLEFLICFLQFISGLVNAVCRPCCYKQEYSLNA; encoded by the exons ATGTGCTCTACAGGATTTGCCAGGTCTCTGGGTTTCGCCCTGGTCCCTCTCGCCACCTGCTGCATTGTAGCAAACGTCCTGCTGTTTTTTCCTGATGGACAGCTGAACTACGTTCAGGAGCAGCACGTGACCCAATATGTCTGGTTCTTCATGGGTATCGGAGGTGGTGGTCTGGCT ATGCTGATTCCAGCCTGTGTGTTCCTGGGAATGGGGAAGTGTGTGTATTCCTGTGGGACAGAGAGCTGTGCG atgtgtggCTCTGTGATAGCAGCTCTGATAGGATTAGCCGGATCTGGATACTGCTTCCTGATCTCCGGTCTGGCGCTACTGAGAGGCCCGTTCTGCTTCACTAGACTGGGATGGTTGTATCCTTTCGAGCAAGATGAGGGACG GTATCTGTTTGCCCGAGAGCGATGGTCTGAATGCATTCAGCCGAACCACATCGTGGAGTGGAACGTGACGCTGCTGTCCATCCTGTTGGGCCTCAGCACCCTGGAGTTCCTCATCTGTTTCCTGCAGTTCATCAGCGGACTGGTTAATGCAGTGTGCCGACCGTGCTGCTACAAACAGGAGTACAGCCTAAACGCTTGA